In one window of Frigoriglobus tundricola DNA:
- a CDS encoding enolase C-terminal domain-like protein → MGASDGSAATIERVVLSAYTIPTDAPEADGTYAWAETVLVLAEVTAGGRTGVGYTYADAATAHFAHAHLAPLLVGRDALDVPAAWVAMCRHVRNLGRAGVAAMAISALDAALWDVKAKALGLPLFRLLGAARDAAPLYGSGGFTSYAPERLQKQLAGWAGQGISRVKMKVGTHPERDVWRVEAAREAIGERVELFVDANGAYSRKQALAFSEEFAALGVTWFEEPVSSDDLAGLRLLRDRGPVGVDVAAGEYGYDPAYFRRMLEAGAVDALQADASRCGGITGFLKAADLCEAFGLPFSAHCAPALHLHPACACTADFRHLEYFHDHVRIEAMLFDGTAAPVNGALRPDPSRSGLGLAFKHADAQRFKSWAASN, encoded by the coding sequence ATGGGCGCGTCCGATGGCTCTGCTGCCACCATCGAACGGGTCGTTCTCTCGGCGTATACGATCCCGACCGACGCCCCTGAGGCGGACGGGACTTACGCGTGGGCGGAAACCGTTCTCGTCCTCGCAGAGGTCACGGCCGGCGGAAGGACCGGAGTCGGTTACACCTATGCCGATGCCGCGACCGCGCACTTCGCTCACGCCCACCTCGCCCCGCTCCTGGTCGGCCGTGACGCGCTGGACGTGCCCGCGGCCTGGGTGGCGATGTGCCGACACGTCCGGAACCTCGGCCGCGCGGGCGTGGCCGCGATGGCGATTTCCGCCCTCGACGCGGCCCTCTGGGACGTGAAAGCCAAGGCGCTGGGGCTGCCGCTCTTCCGCCTCCTCGGGGCGGCGCGCGACGCGGCTCCGCTCTACGGGAGCGGCGGGTTTACCAGCTACGCCCCCGAGCGCCTTCAGAAGCAACTGGCCGGCTGGGCGGGCCAGGGCATCAGTCGCGTGAAGATGAAGGTCGGTACGCACCCCGAGCGGGACGTCTGGCGGGTCGAGGCCGCCCGCGAGGCCATCGGCGAGCGCGTCGAATTGTTCGTGGACGCGAACGGCGCGTACTCCCGCAAGCAGGCCCTCGCGTTCTCCGAAGAGTTTGCGGCCCTGGGCGTGACCTGGTTCGAGGAGCCGGTGTCGTCCGACGATCTCGCCGGCCTCCGCCTCCTCCGCGACCGCGGTCCGGTCGGCGTGGACGTCGCGGCCGGGGAGTACGGCTACGACCCGGCGTACTTCCGCCGGATGCTCGAAGCCGGGGCGGTGGACGCGCTCCAGGCCGACGCCTCACGGTGCGGCGGGATCACCGGCTTCCTGAAAGCGGCCGACCTGTGTGAGGCGTTCGGCCTCCCGTTCTCCGCCCACTGCGCTCCCGCCCTTCACCTGCACCCCGCGTGCGCCTGCACGGCGGACTTCCGCCACCTGGAATACTTCCACGACCACGTCCGCATCGAAGCGATGCTGTTCGACGGGACCGCCGCCCCCGTGAACGGGGCGCTCCGCCCCGATCCGTCCCGATCGGGACTCGGCCTGGCTTTTAAGCACGCGGACGCGCAGCGGTTCAAGAGCTGGGCGGCATCAAATTAG
- a CDS encoding phenylalanine 4-monooxygenase — translation MNAPPNPLVQYGAVIDAQEMVAPPDTTELELEPGHPGEHDPEYIRRRQELFALCRRHRLEHLGPPLVEYTPAETRVWREVSPRLHELHNRHACALYLTAKKDLAITEDEIPQLKTISERLERETNMHLVPAEGALPYRTFYEYIAQRGFPVTQFIRHGSHPEFTPEPDMIHDCLGHVPPLMNQDYAELLTLIGKAAATTPHGDQVLALKRFSWFSIEFGLMEEHGETKVFGAGILSSTGEIPHSLFSPHATRRPFVTDTVIATDYDPSQMQKDFFIAPSLPFLRRELESLVRRFNIPVL, via the coding sequence ATGAACGCGCCGCCAAACCCGCTGGTTCAGTACGGGGCGGTCATCGACGCCCAGGAGATGGTTGCCCCTCCGGACACGACCGAACTCGAACTGGAGCCGGGCCACCCCGGCGAACACGACCCCGAGTACATTCGGCGCCGGCAAGAACTGTTCGCTCTCTGTCGCCGGCACCGCCTCGAACACCTCGGGCCGCCGCTCGTGGAATACACGCCAGCAGAGACCCGCGTGTGGCGCGAGGTGTCGCCCAGGCTGCACGAGTTGCACAACCGGCACGCCTGCGCGCTGTATCTGACGGCGAAGAAAGATCTTGCGATCACGGAGGACGAGATCCCGCAGTTGAAAACGATCAGCGAGCGTCTCGAGCGCGAAACCAACATGCACCTCGTCCCGGCGGAAGGTGCCCTGCCCTACCGGACGTTTTACGAATACATCGCGCAGCGCGGGTTCCCGGTCACGCAGTTCATCCGGCACGGCTCGCACCCGGAGTTCACGCCGGAACCGGACATGATCCACGACTGCCTCGGTCACGTTCCGCCGCTGATGAACCAGGACTACGCCGAGTTGCTCACGCTCATCGGCAAGGCCGCCGCGACCACGCCCCACGGCGACCAGGTCCTCGCGCTGAAGCGGTTCAGCTGGTTCAGCATCGAGTTCGGGCTGATGGAGGAACACGGCGAAACGAAGGTGTTCGGCGCGGGTATCCTTTCGAGTACGGGCGAGATCCCGCACTCCCTGTTCTCGCCGCACGCCACCCGGCGGCCGTTCGTGACCGATACGGTGATCGCCACCGACTACGACCCGTCTCAAATGCAGAAGGACTTTTTCATCGCCCCGTCGCTGCCGTTCCTGCGGCGCGAACTGGAATCGCTGGTGCGGCGGTTCAATATCCCGGTGCTCTAA
- a CDS encoding RNA polymerase sigma factor: protein MIRVLRLLRVAAGSDRDLLDRYARNRDDGAFEALVRRHGAGVWAACVRLAGRDAEDAFQAVFLTLSRKAGTVTGSLPAWLHAVTRRVAANLRRTARRRSEVEAAARGPDAVSEDVGPREGLALLDEELSRLPEPYRAVLIVCCLEGRSRDEAAEQLGWSGGQVKGRLERAREMLRVRLARRGVELGGPLLAAAVTGPAPVRAGPPSAAAVTLTDGVIRAMTIQKFKLAAAVLTTCVGVAIAGGVALRAQPVAPLPTPPAPNGATKRPPENRAGALGPQDKENPAPGEQADESARKVKELRKERMAALKELTDITLGLYKNARASYDEALDARLLLLQAELDVAEKESDRVALYKETVTTLKQYEEYADTRVKAGRGTVAAVLKLKAKRLEIEIALEQAKAKGVKEGK, encoded by the coding sequence ATGATCCGCGTGCTGCGACTGCTGCGTGTGGCGGCCGGGTCCGATCGGGACCTGCTGGACCGGTACGCCCGCAACCGCGACGACGGGGCGTTCGAGGCGCTCGTCCGGCGACACGGCGCGGGGGTCTGGGCGGCGTGCGTGCGGCTCGCCGGCCGGGACGCGGAGGACGCGTTTCAAGCGGTGTTCCTGACCCTGTCCCGCAAAGCCGGAACCGTGACCGGATCGCTCCCGGCGTGGCTGCACGCGGTAACGCGACGGGTCGCGGCCAACCTCCGGCGGACCGCCCGACGAAGGAGCGAGGTCGAGGCGGCCGCACGGGGCCCGGACGCGGTCAGCGAGGATGTCGGCCCCCGCGAGGGTCTGGCCCTGCTCGACGAGGAACTGTCGCGACTGCCGGAGCCGTACCGCGCGGTGCTGATCGTCTGCTGTTTGGAGGGCCGGTCACGGGACGAGGCCGCCGAGCAACTCGGCTGGAGCGGAGGGCAAGTCAAGGGCCGCCTCGAGCGCGCCCGCGAGATGCTCCGGGTCCGACTCGCGCGGCGGGGCGTCGAACTCGGTGGGCCGTTGCTCGCCGCAGCGGTGACCGGGCCGGCCCCTGTCCGCGCCGGTCCCCCCTCCGCTGCGGCCGTAACCCTTACCGACGGAGTGATCCGAGCCATGACGATTCAGAAGTTCAAGCTGGCAGCCGCTGTCCTGACGACCTGTGTCGGGGTCGCGATCGCGGGCGGGGTGGCGCTGCGGGCTCAGCCCGTGGCCCCGCTCCCAACGCCACCGGCGCCCAACGGAGCCACCAAAAGACCGCCGGAGAACCGGGCCGGTGCGCTCGGCCCGCAGGACAAGGAGAATCCGGCACCCGGGGAACAGGCAGACGAATCCGCCAGGAAGGTGAAGGAACTCCGTAAGGAGCGGATGGCCGCCTTGAAGGAGCTGACAGATATCACGCTCGGATTGTACAAAAACGCCCGCGCTTCGTATGACGAAGCACTCGACGCGAGACTGCTGCTGCTCCAGGCGGAACTGGATGTCGCGGAGAAGGAGTCGGACCGCGTCGCGCTCTACAAGGAGACCGTGACCACGCTGAAGCAATACGAAGAGTATGCGGACACACGAGTGAAGGCCGGACGAGGGACCGTAGCGGCCGTCCTCAAACTCAAAGCGAAGCGTCTGGAAATCGAGATCGCTTTGGAGCAAGCGAAGGCCAAGGGAGTCAAAGAGGGCAAGTGA
- a CDS encoding GDP-mannose 4,6-dehydratase — protein sequence MRILITGITGFVGGHLVEHLVASGGHALFGVSRRGEWPAQLAHLAPHARLVVGDLCGPADTERVLLETRPDWIVHLAGYANTGGSFRDPDRAWAENLTATRVLYDAVVRSGLRPRTLFVSTGLIYGEPDVPDGACDERTTLKPASPYAASKAAADIVSYQYSRSAGLDIVRVRLFNQIGPRQSADFAVPNFARQIAAAEAGKHAPVVETGDLSAKRDIADVRDIVASFPLLLEKGASGEAYNAARGESFRIQDLLDRLVSLSRIPIRVNQTIEPGRKADTSVTRADVHKLRAATGWYPRVPLDRTLADILDYWRSVAAG from the coding sequence ATGCGTATCCTCATCACCGGCATCACCGGGTTCGTCGGCGGTCACCTGGTGGAACACCTGGTGGCGTCGGGCGGGCACGCGCTCTTCGGGGTGAGCCGGCGGGGCGAGTGGCCGGCGCAACTGGCCCATCTGGCCCCCCACGCCCGCCTCGTCGTGGGCGACCTGTGTGGCCCCGCCGACACCGAGCGGGTGCTGCTCGAGACCCGGCCCGATTGGATCGTTCACCTCGCCGGCTACGCCAACACGGGCGGGTCGTTCCGCGACCCCGACCGGGCGTGGGCCGAGAACTTGACCGCGACCCGCGTCCTCTACGACGCCGTCGTCCGCTCGGGGCTCCGCCCGCGGACGCTGTTCGTCTCCACCGGTCTAATTTACGGCGAGCCGGACGTGCCGGACGGCGCGTGCGACGAGCGGACGACGCTCAAGCCGGCCAGCCCCTACGCCGCCAGCAAGGCCGCCGCCGACATCGTGAGCTACCAGTACAGCCGCAGCGCGGGGCTCGACATCGTCCGCGTGCGGCTGTTCAACCAGATCGGCCCGCGGCAGAGCGCCGACTTCGCGGTGCCGAACTTCGCCCGGCAGATCGCGGCGGCCGAAGCGGGCAAGCACGCGCCGGTGGTGGAGACGGGCGACCTGTCCGCGAAGCGCGACATCGCCGACGTGCGGGACATCGTCGCGAGCTTCCCGCTGCTGTTGGAAAAGGGCGCGAGCGGCGAGGCGTACAACGCCGCACGGGGCGAGTCGTTCCGCATCCAGGACCTGCTCGATCGGCTGGTGTCCCTGTCGCGCATCCCGATCCGCGTCAACCAGACCATCGAACCCGGCCGAAAGGCGGACACGTCGGTCACCCGCGCCGACGTCCACAAGCTCCGCGCCGCGACCGGCTGGTACCCGCGTGTGCCCCTCGACCGCACCCTCGCCGACATTCTGGACTACTGGCGCTCGGTTGCTGCGGGCTGA
- a CDS encoding Uma2 family endonuclease — MSEATTKLMTSDELFALPPSKRVDRWLFRGELRESKVTKRNPHHSGAVSSITALLIVWLKQLPKPRGKVYSCEAYFRLRKDPETNVGIDVALATPAQAAAVKKKSCFVDGAPVMAVEVLSPNDKQKDISDAIEEYLDCGVKQVWIVDTVAETVTVYRADAEPVMYTRSQELLGGADLPGFRCPVAEIFE, encoded by the coding sequence ATGAGTGAGGCCACAACGAAGTTGATGACGAGCGACGAGCTGTTCGCGCTACCGCCCAGTAAGCGCGTGGACCGCTGGCTGTTTCGGGGCGAACTCCGGGAGAGCAAGGTGACCAAGCGCAACCCCCACCACAGCGGTGCGGTTTCCAGCATTACCGCGTTGCTCATCGTGTGGCTCAAGCAGCTCCCCAAGCCGCGAGGGAAGGTCTATTCGTGCGAAGCGTATTTTCGGCTTCGGAAAGACCCGGAAACCAACGTCGGAATTGACGTGGCGCTGGCCACCCCGGCACAGGCCGCCGCGGTCAAGAAGAAATCGTGCTTCGTAGACGGGGCGCCCGTAATGGCCGTGGAGGTGTTGTCGCCCAACGACAAACAAAAGGACATCTCCGACGCCATCGAAGAGTATCTCGATTGCGGTGTGAAGCAGGTGTGGATTGTGGACACGGTAGCCGAGACGGTCACCGTTTACCGGGCCGACGCCGAACCCGTAATGTACACTCGCTCACAAGAACTGCTGGGTGGTGCCGATCTTCCCGGGTTCCGTTGTCCGGTGGCGGAAATCTTCGAGTAA
- the hppD gene encoding 4-hydroxyphenylpyruvate dioxygenase has product MTDIPLRKIDHIRFFVGNARQSAFFYRNAFGFDVIAYAGLETKVKHEAGYVLKQGEITFVLTSPLSEQHPESRRLVTHGDGVMDIALDVPDVRAAFEETVKRGAAPVRPPEALEDDSGVFETASIRAYGDTTHTFINRDRYRGVFAPGYRPIDPERYQTATERPVGLAAIDHVVANVEEGKMNEWVEFYRKVLGFNQLVSFDDKDISTEYSALMSKVVQNGTGRIKFPINEPAAAKRRSQIDEYLQFYGGPGVQHIALITGDIVKTVRAMRANDVSFLRVPRTYYDTLSDRVGAIKEDVEELADLGILVDKDDEGYMLQIFTKPVADRPTLFFEVIQRRGSKSFGKGNFKALFEAIEREQDIRGTL; this is encoded by the coding sequence ATGACAGACATTCCGCTTCGGAAGATCGACCACATCCGGTTCTTCGTGGGCAACGCCCGGCAGAGCGCGTTCTTCTACCGGAACGCGTTCGGGTTCGACGTGATCGCCTACGCCGGCCTGGAAACGAAAGTGAAGCACGAGGCCGGGTACGTGCTGAAGCAGGGCGAGATCACGTTCGTGCTGACGTCGCCGCTGTCCGAGCAGCACCCGGAGTCCCGGCGGCTCGTCACCCACGGCGACGGCGTGATGGACATCGCGCTCGACGTGCCCGACGTGCGGGCCGCGTTCGAAGAGACCGTGAAGCGCGGCGCGGCGCCGGTCCGGCCCCCGGAGGCGCTCGAGGACGACAGCGGCGTGTTCGAGACGGCGAGCATCCGCGCCTACGGCGACACGACGCACACGTTCATCAACCGCGACCGGTACCGCGGGGTGTTCGCGCCGGGCTACCGGCCGATCGACCCGGAGCGCTACCAGACCGCGACCGAGCGCCCGGTGGGCCTCGCGGCGATCGACCACGTGGTCGCGAACGTCGAAGAGGGGAAGATGAACGAGTGGGTCGAGTTCTACCGCAAGGTGCTCGGCTTCAACCAGCTCGTCTCGTTCGACGACAAGGACATCAGCACCGAGTACTCGGCGCTCATGTCGAAGGTGGTGCAGAACGGCACCGGGCGGATCAAGTTCCCGATCAACGAGCCGGCCGCGGCCAAGCGCCGCAGCCAGATCGACGAGTACCTCCAGTTCTACGGCGGGCCGGGCGTCCAGCACATCGCGCTCATCACCGGCGACATCGTGAAGACCGTCCGCGCGATGCGTGCGAACGACGTGTCGTTCCTCCGCGTCCCCCGGACGTACTACGACACGCTGTCCGACCGCGTGGGGGCCATCAAGGAGGACGTGGAGGAGCTGGCGGACCTCGGCATCCTGGTGGACAAGGACGACGAGGGGTACATGCTCCAGATCTTCACGAAGCCCGTCGCCGACCGGCCGACCCTGTTCTTCGAGGTGATCCAGCGCCGCGGGTCGAAGAGCTTCGGCAAGGGGAACTTCAAGGCGCTGTTCGAGGCGATCGAGCGGGAACAGGACATCCGCGGGACGCTGTGA
- a CDS encoding NADPH:quinone reductase, with protein MKAAFFDTTGAPDVIRVGDLQTPEPKGDEVRVRVLAASINPIDTYIRSGAAPMPLPKPAITGTDFAGVVDAVGPDVKYFRAGDRVWGSNQGLLGRQGTCAEFVCVEEKWAYHTPNGVADDQAAACALVGITAHLGLFQRAKLTQRLPDMGRQETVFVNGGTGGVGSMVVQMAKAAGTKVICTVGSDEKARLATELGADCVVNYKTDDVAARVKDATAGAGIDVWFETVPPTDFDRTVDLMAPRGRIVVMAGRAARPVLPNGPFYVKGLSLVGFAMFNMTAGEQVACAENINRWLSEGKLRALIGARFPLARTADAHTLQEENTLRKSGTLTGKIVILPAA; from the coding sequence ATGAAAGCCGCGTTCTTCGACACCACTGGTGCCCCCGATGTAATCCGCGTGGGCGACCTGCAGACGCCCGAACCCAAAGGGGACGAGGTGCGGGTCCGGGTCCTGGCGGCCTCCATTAACCCGATTGACACATACATTCGGAGCGGTGCGGCACCGATGCCGCTGCCGAAACCGGCCATTACCGGCACCGACTTCGCCGGAGTGGTGGACGCGGTCGGACCGGACGTGAAGTATTTCCGGGCGGGCGATCGGGTGTGGGGGAGCAACCAGGGGTTACTCGGTCGGCAGGGGACGTGCGCGGAGTTCGTCTGCGTCGAGGAGAAGTGGGCCTACCACACGCCGAACGGGGTCGCGGACGACCAAGCGGCAGCATGTGCGCTGGTCGGCATCACGGCACACCTCGGTCTGTTCCAGCGCGCGAAACTGACACAGCGACTACCGGACATGGGCCGGCAGGAAACTGTTTTCGTCAACGGCGGAACCGGCGGCGTCGGCTCGATGGTCGTGCAGATGGCCAAAGCCGCGGGCACGAAAGTTATTTGCACGGTCGGAAGCGACGAGAAAGCGAGACTCGCGACGGAACTCGGTGCCGACTGTGTCGTTAACTACAAAACGGACGACGTTGCGGCGCGGGTAAAGGACGCCACCGCCGGTGCGGGCATCGACGTGTGGTTCGAAACGGTCCCGCCGACCGATTTCGACCGGACCGTTGATCTGATGGCCCCACGCGGACGCATCGTGGTGATGGCCGGGCGCGCGGCGCGGCCGGTGCTGCCCAACGGCCCGTTCTACGTCAAAGGGTTGTCGCTCGTCGGGTTCGCCATGTTCAACATGACGGCCGGCGAGCAGGTGGCGTGCGCGGAGAACATCAACCGGTGGCTGTCGGAGGGGAAGCTCCGGGCGCTGATCGGTGCCCGGTTCCCGCTCGCGCGAACGGCCGACGCGCACACCCTTCAGGAAGAAAACACGCTCCGAAAGAGCGGCACTCTCACTGGAAAGATCGTCATTCTGCCGGCAGCATAA
- a CDS encoding thiamine pyrophosphate-dependent enzyme, with amino-acid sequence MASTTADILLDRLIGWGVDTVFGFPGDGINGIFESLRTRKNKLRFVQVRHEEAAAFAACGYAKFTGRLGVCLATSGPGGIHLLNGLYDAKMDRQAVLAITGHTFHDLIGCDFQQDVDLIKLYQDVAVYNERVTGPAHVVNVLDMAIKAALSRRGVAHLCIPKDVQEVTAADDPRSEWNIKGHSADELADAAPVPAGDLLRAAAAIINGGKKVAILVGRGALGCRAEVEQLAERAAGPVVKALLGKAVVPDDSPYTTGGLGLLGTAPSQDAMRECDTLVMIGTAFPYVQFLPEPGRAKCVQIDIDPARIGLRYPADVGLVGYCRPVLQALLPLVQPRTSRAFLESAQERMRDWNALLETHGTSPEHPMKPQVVARVVNTFLPDNAIVCSDCGTVTTWAARYLKMRGDMMFSASGLLATMGNGLPYAVAAAVAYPGRAVVAMCGDGGFTMTMMELATIAKYKLPVKVFIIKNNTLGQIKWEQIVFEGNPEYGCDLHPVDFARYAEAVGIKGFTLERAADAERVIGEAFRTDGPALVDCVVDANEPPMPGHVTTKQATQFAKALVRGEKDRWDIIKTVLKDKIREVI; translated from the coding sequence ATGGCCAGTACCACGGCCGACATCCTGTTGGACCGGCTCATCGGTTGGGGCGTGGACACCGTCTTCGGCTTCCCCGGCGACGGCATCAACGGCATCTTCGAGTCCCTCCGGACGCGAAAAAACAAACTGCGGTTCGTGCAAGTGCGGCACGAAGAAGCGGCCGCGTTCGCGGCCTGCGGGTACGCCAAGTTCACCGGCCGCCTGGGCGTGTGCCTGGCAACCAGCGGCCCCGGCGGCATTCACCTGTTGAACGGTCTGTACGACGCCAAGATGGACCGGCAGGCCGTCCTGGCGATCACCGGCCACACCTTCCACGACCTCATCGGCTGCGACTTCCAGCAGGACGTGGACCTGATCAAACTCTACCAGGACGTGGCGGTCTACAACGAACGGGTCACCGGCCCGGCCCACGTCGTGAACGTGCTCGATATGGCGATCAAGGCCGCGCTCTCCCGCCGCGGGGTCGCGCACCTGTGCATCCCCAAGGACGTGCAGGAGGTGACCGCGGCGGACGACCCGCGGTCGGAGTGGAACATCAAGGGCCACAGCGCCGACGAACTGGCGGACGCGGCGCCGGTCCCGGCCGGCGACCTGCTCCGCGCGGCAGCGGCCATCATTAACGGCGGCAAGAAAGTTGCCATTCTGGTCGGCCGCGGCGCGCTCGGGTGCCGGGCCGAGGTCGAACAACTGGCCGAGCGGGCCGCCGGCCCCGTCGTCAAGGCGCTGCTCGGCAAGGCGGTGGTTCCCGACGACAGCCCGTACACCACCGGCGGGCTGGGGCTCCTGGGCACGGCCCCGTCGCAGGACGCGATGCGCGAGTGCGACACGCTGGTGATGATCGGCACCGCCTTCCCCTACGTGCAGTTCCTCCCCGAACCGGGGCGGGCGAAGTGCGTCCAGATCGACATTGACCCGGCGCGGATCGGGCTCCGGTACCCGGCCGATGTCGGGCTCGTCGGCTACTGTCGGCCGGTCCTCCAGGCCCTCCTCCCGCTCGTTCAACCCCGGACGTCGCGGGCCTTTCTGGAGTCGGCCCAAGAGCGGATGAGAGACTGGAACGCGCTGCTCGAGACGCACGGCACCAGCCCCGAACACCCGATGAAGCCGCAGGTGGTCGCGCGCGTGGTCAACACGTTCCTGCCAGATAACGCGATCGTGTGTTCCGACTGCGGGACGGTCACCACCTGGGCCGCACGCTACCTGAAGATGCGCGGGGACATGATGTTCTCCGCGTCCGGCCTGCTGGCGACGATGGGCAACGGGCTGCCTTACGCGGTCGCGGCGGCGGTCGCGTACCCCGGCCGGGCGGTGGTCGCGATGTGCGGCGACGGCGGCTTCACGATGACCATGATGGAGCTGGCCACGATCGCCAAATACAAGCTGCCGGTGAAAGTGTTCATTATCAAGAACAACACGCTTGGTCAGATCAAGTGGGAGCAGATCGTGTTCGAGGGGAACCCCGAATACGGCTGCGACCTCCACCCCGTAGACTTCGCCAGGTACGCCGAGGCGGTCGGGATCAAGGGGTTCACGCTGGAGCGGGCGGCCGACGCCGAGCGGGTGATCGGTGAGGCGTTCCGGACCGACGGCCCGGCCCTGGTCGATTGCGTCGTGGACGCGAACGAGCCGCCGATGCCCGGTCATGTCACCACGAAACAGGCGACCCAGTTCGCAAAGGCGCTCGTCCGCGGCGAGAAGGACCGTTGGGACATCATCAAGACGGTGCTGAAGGACAAGATCCGCGAGGTCATCTGA
- a CDS encoding homogentisate 1,2-dioxygenase: MPHYLSRGSVPKKRHTAHRTAPGFKNEGIFYEEVITTQGFSRAYSITYHLRPPTRVKHIEAAGPIAVEAAEQPVLRHHHLKSGTIPVSGDPVTGRVPMFTNSDVTLWRCRPAQPQAELFRNAVADEVVFVHKGSGRLLTHFGVLPVKPFDYVVIPRCTTYKFEFDTAVQPDLLVVEAAGQIDVPPKYLNHDGQLRLGAPYSERDLHGPTDLFVIDDENDTPVLIKDGSRLSRYVLAGHPFDVIGWDGQVYPFTFNADDFEPITGTIHQPPPIHLTFETPGFVLCTFAPRMLDTHPDAIKVPYAHSNVESDEVLYYVRGKFGSRRGVEEASFTLHPHGIPHGPHPGTIVASRDMKWTDELAVMVDTFRPLFVTKQAMALDDPKYPFSWLD; this comes from the coding sequence GTGCCACACTACCTCTCCCGCGGCAGCGTCCCGAAGAAGCGGCACACCGCACACCGCACGGCGCCGGGCTTCAAGAACGAGGGCATCTTCTACGAAGAAGTCATCACCACGCAGGGCTTCTCGCGCGCGTACTCGATCACGTACCACCTCCGCCCGCCGACGCGCGTGAAACACATCGAGGCCGCCGGACCCATCGCCGTCGAAGCGGCCGAACAGCCGGTGCTGCGGCACCACCACCTCAAGAGCGGAACCATTCCCGTCTCCGGCGACCCGGTGACGGGCCGCGTGCCGATGTTCACCAACTCCGACGTGACGCTCTGGCGGTGCCGACCGGCGCAGCCCCAGGCGGAACTGTTCCGCAACGCGGTCGCGGACGAGGTCGTGTTCGTCCACAAGGGCAGCGGCCGGTTGCTCACGCACTTCGGCGTGCTACCGGTCAAGCCGTTCGACTACGTCGTGATCCCGCGCTGCACCACGTACAAGTTCGAATTTGACACGGCCGTGCAGCCCGACCTGCTCGTGGTCGAGGCGGCCGGACAGATCGACGTCCCGCCGAAGTACCTGAACCACGACGGTCAGCTCCGGCTCGGCGCGCCGTACTCCGAACGAGACCTGCACGGACCCACCGACCTGTTTGTGATCGACGACGAGAACGACACGCCGGTTCTCATCAAGGACGGCTCCCGCCTCTCGCGGTACGTTCTCGCCGGCCACCCGTTCGACGTGATCGGCTGGGACGGGCAGGTGTACCCGTTCACGTTCAACGCCGACGACTTCGAGCCGATCACGGGCACGATCCACCAGCCGCCGCCGATCCACCTCACCTTCGAGACCCCGGGCTTCGTCCTCTGCACGTTCGCCCCGCGGATGCTCGACACGCACCCGGACGCGATCAAGGTGCCCTACGCGCACAGCAACGTGGAGAGCGACGAGGTGCTGTACTACGTCCGCGGGAAGTTCGGCAGCCGGCGCGGGGTGGAGGAGGCGTCGTTCACGCTGCACCCGCACGGCATCCCGCACGGCCCGCACCCGGGAACCATCGTGGCGAGCCGCGACATGAAATGGACCGACGAACTGGCGGTGATGGTGGACACGTTCCGCCCGCTGTTCGTGACGAAGCAGGCGATGGCCCTCGACGACCCGAAGTACCCGTTCTCCTGGCTCGATTGA
- the gmd gene encoding GDP-mannose 4,6-dehydratase: protein MKRALITGVTGQDGSYLAELLLEKGYEVHGIVRRSSTESFERIEHLAGKIHLHQADLLDQLSIIDVMKESDPHEVYNLAAQSFVPTSWKQPVLTGEFTSIGVTRVLEAIRLLGPDRIRFYQASSSEMFGKVQEVPQKENTPFYPRSPYGVAKVYGHWITVNYRESYNMFCCSGILFNHESERRGREFVTRKVTDGVARIKLGLSSELRLGNLDSKRDWGFAGDYVRAMWLMLQQDQADDYVVATGETHTVRRLVELAFAAVDLDWQKYVKIDQTLVRPAEVDLLIGDPAKAKAKLGWTPEVSFEQLVERMVKADVARLQGKPIPDFKARGI from the coding sequence ATGAAGCGGGCACTGATCACCGGCGTTACCGGGCAGGACGGCAGCTACCTGGCCGAGTTGCTGCTGGAGAAGGGGTACGAGGTCCACGGCATAGTCCGTCGGTCCAGTACCGAATCGTTCGAGCGGATCGAACACCTCGCCGGCAAGATCCACCTGCACCAAGCGGACCTCCTCGACCAGCTCTCCATCATCGACGTGATGAAGGAGTCGGACCCGCACGAGGTCTACAACCTCGCGGCGCAGAGTTTCGTGCCGACGAGCTGGAAGCAGCCGGTGCTGACCGGCGAGTTCACCTCGATCGGCGTGACGCGCGTGCTGGAGGCGATCCGCCTGCTGGGGCCGGACCGCATCCGGTTCTACCAGGCGTCGTCGAGCGAGATGTTCGGCAAGGTGCAGGAGGTGCCGCAGAAGGAGAACACCCCGTTCTACCCGCGCAGCCCCTACGGGGTGGCGAAGGTGTACGGGCACTGGATCACGGTGAACTACCGCGAATCCTACAACATGTTCTGCTGTAGCGGCATCCTGTTCAACCACGAGAGCGAGCGGCGCGGGCGCGAGTTCGTAACCCGCAAGGTGACCGACGGCGTGGCCCGCATCAAACTCGGACTGTCCAGCGAGCTGCGGCTGGGGAACCTGGACTCCAAGCGCGACTGGGGCTTCGCCGGCGACTACGTGCGGGCGATGTGGCTGATGCTCCAGCAGGACCAGGCGGACGACTACGTGGTGGCGACCGGCGAGACGCACACGGTCCGGCGCCTGGTGGAACTGGCGTTCGCTGCCGTCGATCTGGACTGGCAGAAGTACGTCAAGATCGACCAGACGCTCGTGCGCCCGGCGGAAGTGGACCTGCTCATCGGTGACCCGGCCAAGGCCAAAGCAAAGCTCGGTTGGACGCCGGAAGTGAGCTTCGAGCAACTGGTCGAGCGGATGGTGAAGGCCGACGTGGCGCGCCTCCAGGGCAAGCCGATCCCGGACTTCAAGGCCAGGGGCATCTGA